Proteins co-encoded in one Methanomassiliicoccales archaeon genomic window:
- the fsa gene encoding fructose-6-phosphate aldolase has protein sequence MKIFIDTANIEQIKEVNSWGILDGVTTNPSLVAKENKDFSTLVKEICAVVNGPISVEAVNTTAAEIVPEARKIAAGNKNIVVKIPMTEEGLKATKILASEGIKVNMTLIFSANQALLAAKAGARYVSPFVGRLDDIGQNGMDLIAEIMDILENYEFDCEVIVASVRDPIHVTEAARLGAHVATIPYDVLKKMFKHPLTDSGIERFLKDWEKVSKK, from the coding sequence ATGAAGATCTTCATTGACACGGCAAACATCGAACAGATCAAAGAGGTTAACAGCTGGGGGATCCTGGACGGAGTGACCACGAACCCGTCACTGGTGGCCAAGGAGAATAAGGACTTTTCCACCCTGGTCAAGGAGATCTGCGCGGTCGTGAACGGTCCGATCAGCGTCGAGGCGGTCAACACAACCGCGGCGGAGATCGTCCCAGAGGCGAGGAAGATCGCCGCCGGGAACAAGAACATCGTGGTCAAGATCCCAATGACCGAGGAGGGGCTGAAGGCCACCAAGATACTGGCCTCCGAGGGCATAAAGGTCAACATGACGCTGATCTTCTCGGCCAACCAGGCGCTGCTGGCGGCAAAGGCCGGGGCGCGCTATGTCTCTCCCTTCGTGGGCAGGCTGGATGACATCGGCCAGAACGGAATGGACCTGATCGCCGAGATCATGGACATCCTGGAGAACTACGAATTCGACTGCGAGGTGATCGTGGCCTCGGTACGGGACCCGATCCATGTCACCGAGGCTGCCAGGCTCGGGGCCCATGTGGCCACCATCCCGTACGACGTGCTGAAGAAGATGTTCAAGCACCCCCTCACCGACTCTGG
- a CDS encoding transketolase family protein codes for MKWTYSSQRKEYGKALVELGRSRNDIVVLDADLSGSTRTADFGKEFPERFFNVGIAEQNMIGTAAGLAASGKTVFASTFAVFATGRCFDQIRQSVAYPKMNVKIAATHAGISVGGDGASHQTMEDIALMHTLPNMTIVVPGDATEAFKATKAVAARPGPCYLRMGRVDVPNFTDAGTPFEIGKATMPIDGSDITLVGTGQMVSACLEAAEALKTKGISARVLNMSTVKPLDEEALHKAATETGGIVTAEEHNVISGLGSYVASYLVEHRPVPMRRVGMADVFGESGESEELMTKYGLTMDKVVSAAEDVIRRR; via the coding sequence ATGAAGTGGACCTATAGCAGCCAAAGGAAGGAGTACGGCAAGGCATTGGTCGAGTTGGGACGCTCCCGGAACGACATCGTGGTGCTTGACGCCGACCTGTCCGGTTCGACCAGGACGGCCGATTTCGGCAAGGAGTTCCCGGAACGGTTCTTCAACGTCGGCATAGCCGAACAGAACATGATCGGTACCGCAGCCGGTCTGGCGGCCTCGGGAAAGACAGTGTTCGCCTCGACCTTTGCGGTGTTCGCGACCGGCCGCTGCTTCGATCAGATCAGGCAGTCGGTGGCCTACCCGAAAATGAACGTCAAGATCGCTGCCACCCATGCCGGGATCAGCGTTGGTGGCGATGGTGCATCGCACCAGACGATGGAGGACATCGCCCTGATGCATACTCTGCCCAACATGACCATCGTCGTCCCCGGGGATGCCACAGAGGCGTTCAAGGCGACCAAGGCGGTGGCCGCCCGGCCTGGACCCTGCTACCTGCGTATGGGGCGCGTCGACGTGCCCAACTTCACTGACGCTGGCACTCCATTCGAGATCGGCAAGGCAACGATGCCGATCGATGGTTCCGACATAACGCTGGTGGGTACCGGTCAGATGGTCTCGGCCTGCCTGGAGGCGGCGGAGGCCCTCAAGACCAAAGGCATCTCGGCCAGAGTGCTCAACATGTCGACGGTCAAACCGCTCGATGAGGAAGCGCTGCACAAGGCGGCGACCGAGACCGGAGGGATCGTGACCGCAGAGGAGCACAATGTCATCTCCGGACTGGGATCATACGTTGCTTCTTATCTGGTGGAGCACCGCCCGGTGCCGATGAGGCGCGTCGGCATGGCCGATGTGTTCGGCGAATCGGGTGAGAGCGAAGAGCTAATGACGAAGTACGGGCTGACGATGGACAAGGTCGTTTCAGCCGCAGAGGATGTAATCAGGAGGCGTTAG
- a CDS encoding transketolase, giving the protein MLFVSSYNDDTILNLEKKANILRRHVIRMTFAAGSGHPGGSLSSADIVTALFFDIMNHRSKELDWPDRDRFVLSKGHAAPIYYAALAESGYFPIEELATLRKIGCRLQGHPCRTKTPGVEMSTGSLGQGLSAANGMALAAKLDKKSYRVYCICGDGEMAEGQIWEAAMLASHYKLDNVLTFVDRNKLQIDGTTESIMSLEPLADKWKAFGWNVLEIDGHNMRQILDAANRAKETKGKPTVVIAHTIKGKGVSFMENNLAFHGKSPTADETRRALRELGEDQ; this is encoded by the coding sequence GTGCTCTTCGTGTCCTCGTATAACGACGATACTATCCTTAATCTTGAGAAAAAAGCCAATATACTCCGCCGCCACGTCATTAGGATGACGTTTGCCGCAGGGTCTGGACATCCCGGCGGATCACTTTCCTCCGCGGACATTGTGACCGCCCTATTCTTCGACATCATGAATCACCGGTCAAAGGAGCTGGATTGGCCCGACCGGGACCGTTTCGTACTCTCCAAGGGACATGCGGCGCCGATCTACTATGCCGCGCTGGCAGAGAGCGGATACTTCCCGATAGAGGAGCTGGCAACGCTAAGAAAGATAGGATGTCGTTTGCAGGGACATCCATGCCGCACCAAGACCCCTGGAGTAGAGATGTCCACTGGCTCCCTCGGGCAAGGCCTGAGCGCGGCCAACGGGATGGCGTTGGCGGCAAAATTGGACAAGAAGTCCTATCGTGTTTATTGCATATGCGGTGATGGTGAGATGGCGGAAGGGCAGATATGGGAGGCGGCCATGTTGGCCTCCCACTACAAGCTGGACAATGTGCTCACCTTCGTAGACCGGAACAAACTTCAGATCGATGGAACCACCGAGAGCATAATGTCCCTGGAGCCGCTGGCCGACAAGTGGAAGGCCTTCGGGTGGAACGTCCTGGAGATCGACGGACACAACATGAGGCAGATCCTCGATGCGGCGAACCGGGCCAAGGAGACCAAGGGTAAGCCTACCGTCGTGATCGCCCACACCATCAAGGGCAAAGGTGTCTCCTTCATGGAGAACAACCTGGCATTCCACGGGAAATCGCCCACGGCGGATGAGACCCGGCGCGCCCTGAGAGAACTGGGGGAAGACCAATGA
- a CDS encoding HD domain-containing protein yields MAYCYDIPCGGNAVLEQVVERLNNDVEVRTLWKASNITAIDRMGYSDHGPTHIKIVSKLALKMLQMLVDKGMKPGIVKNYGLGISDAEVVVVLAASLHDIGHSIHRTNHEEMSLILAPPIIKRILEGLYDEAERTIMMVETMHAMISHHEDIFPLTLEAGVVRVADALDMEKGRARVPFRAGSINIHSVSALAIEKVRVVEGKDIPIHVDITMNNSAGIFQIDELLRDKIEKSGIRDKIEISVHVPKEETRIVESLKL; encoded by the coding sequence ATGGCGTACTGTTATGATATTCCGTGCGGGGGCAATGCCGTCCTCGAGCAGGTGGTAGAAAGGCTCAACAACGATGTGGAGGTACGAACCCTATGGAAGGCATCCAATATCACCGCCATTGACCGGATGGGTTATTCCGATCATGGCCCGACGCACATCAAGATCGTCTCAAAGCTGGCGCTCAAAATGCTCCAGATGCTCGTGGACAAGGGCATGAAGCCCGGCATCGTGAAGAACTACGGGCTGGGAATCTCCGACGCCGAGGTGGTCGTGGTCCTGGCCGCCTCGTTGCACGACATCGGGCATTCGATCCACCGGACCAATCATGAGGAGATGTCGCTCATTCTCGCCCCGCCGATCATAAAACGTATTCTGGAGGGTTTGTACGATGAGGCTGAAAGGACCATCATGATGGTGGAGACCATGCATGCCATGATTTCGCACCATGAGGATATCTTCCCATTGACCCTCGAGGCAGGGGTGGTGCGGGTGGCAGATGCGCTGGACATGGAGAAGGGGCGGGCCAGGGTACCGTTCCGCGCCGGGAGCATCAATATCCACTCGGTTTCTGCCTTGGCTATAGAAAAGGTCCGCGTTGTCGAAGGAAAGGACATACCGATACATGTGGACATCACCATGAACAACTCTGCCGGGATATTCCAGATAGACGAGCTATTGCGGGACAAGATAGAAAAATCAGGGATCAGGGACAAGATCGAGATATCGGTTCATGTCCCGAAGGAAGAGACCAGGATAGTGGAGAGCCTGAAGCTCTGA
- the pcn gene encoding proliferating cell nuclear antigen (pcna), with protein sequence MFQAKLKSETLKGVVDVVSTLIDEAKFKIDANGITLKAVDPAHVAMIDMAIDKGAFEQFSANETEIGLDLDKLREVIRLSKAGDIIEMKHDEERGRLIISVGNVTRRMSLVSTEGMADTKVPNLILPAKVAVNVEELQRGIKASESISDHIALTATPEQFELLSEGDTDSVTLKLPKDLLVSLDCKESIKSLFPMDYFANMIRAIPAGTVVVINLGNDLPVKIEFDFAGGKGKVKYLLAPRIEND encoded by the coding sequence ATGTTCCAAGCCAAGCTAAAGTCCGAGACGCTCAAGGGCGTCGTGGACGTTGTTTCAACGCTCATCGATGAGGCTAAGTTCAAGATCGATGCCAACGGGATCACTTTGAAGGCGGTCGACCCAGCCCACGTGGCCATGATCGACATGGCGATCGACAAGGGCGCATTTGAACAGTTCTCAGCCAACGAGACGGAGATCGGACTTGACCTTGACAAGCTCAGGGAGGTCATCCGCCTGTCTAAGGCGGGGGACATCATCGAGATGAAGCATGACGAAGAGCGCGGACGGCTGATCATATCCGTCGGGAACGTCACCAGGCGCATGAGCTTGGTCTCCACCGAAGGCATGGCGGACACCAAGGTCCCCAACCTGATCCTTCCGGCCAAGGTCGCCGTGAACGTCGAGGAGCTCCAGAGGGGCATCAAAGCCTCAGAGAGCATATCGGACCACATCGCCCTGACGGCAACACCGGAGCAGTTCGAGCTCCTGTCCGAGGGAGACACCGACTCGGTGACCCTCAAGCTGCCGAAGGACCTGCTGGTATCCCTGGACTGCAAAGAGAGCATCAAGTCCCTGTTCCCGATGGATTACTTCGCCAACATGATCCGGGCGATCCCCGCCGGAACCGTTGTCGTGATCAACCTGGGTAACGACCTGCCGGTCAAGATAGAGTTCGACTTCGCCGGTGGAAAGGGCAAGGTAAAGTATCTGCTCGCCCCGCGTATCGAGAACGACTAA
- a CDS encoding transcription factor S: MVVIFLRVGEIQMFCPTCKALALPKNGKIWCNRCQKEYDVTANKADTCVIRGKDKEQAVIENSAPTLPKAKVECPKCKHNEAFWVLRQTRAADEPETKIYRCCECGASWREYG; this comes from the coding sequence ATGGTGGTAATTTTCCTGCGAGTTGGCGAAATCCAAATGTTCTGTCCCACATGTAAAGCCCTTGCATTGCCGAAGAACGGCAAGATCTGGTGCAACCGATGCCAGAAAGAGTATGACGTGACCGCAAACAAGGCAGACACATGCGTCATCAGGGGCAAGGATAAGGAGCAGGCGGTAATCGAGAACTCGGCACCGACGTTGCCCAAGGCCAAGGTCGAATGCCCCAAGTGCAAGCACAACGAGGCGTTCTGGGTGCTTAGACAGACCAGGGCCGCGGATGAACCGGAGACCAAGATCTACCGTTGCTGTGAATGCGGTGCCTCCTGGCGCGAGTACGGTTAG
- a CDS encoding secondary thiamine-phosphate synthase enzyme YjbQ: MNIETRSEGDIVDLTGKVIETVKGSGLKAGIACVFVTHTTAAVFITENEPGLRSDLIRSMEKVFPKGFGYAHNVGGDGNGHSHVRASALGQSVTIPFNDASLDIGTWQSIVLMELDNGGRPRKLIVQLVGE; the protein is encoded by the coding sequence TTGAACATTGAAACGAGGAGCGAGGGTGACATCGTCGATCTGACCGGGAAGGTCATCGAGACGGTGAAAGGTTCTGGCTTAAAGGCCGGCATCGCCTGCGTCTTCGTCACCCATACCACCGCGGCGGTTTTCATCACTGAGAACGAGCCGGGCCTGCGATCTGACCTTATCAGGTCCATGGAAAAGGTTTTCCCCAAGGGATTCGGATACGCCCATAATGTTGGCGGGGACGGTAATGGCCACTCACACGTCAGGGCTTCTGCCCTCGGTCAGTCGGTCACCATTCCGTTCAACGATGCCTCACTTGACATCGGCACCTGGCAGAGCATTGTGCTCATGGAGCTGGACAATGGGGGAAGGCCAAGAAAGCTGATAGTTCAGCTGGTAGGGGAATGA
- a CDS encoding MBL fold metallo-hydrolase, with protein MKLKFLGGADVVGRLGMLLNNKGANLLFEYGMKPIKPPEYPIPAPPLETAFLTHCHIDHSGMIPWLCGKYGTKVHTTPSTVAVCELLMNDTLKVADSEGYPRPFNESDIKAAMRCFRPMKYGDVLDVAGFEVESHSAGHVPGAAMYELRGDNTTVFTGDLHTYNTNLTWGAHPVKCDNLIIEATYAGRLHPDRKREEQKLIERVKETVEGGGKAIIPCFAVGRTQEVMLILKDLKYDMWVDGMGKTVNRLYLEQPEYIRSERDMRMAKRRFNEVRGAAAREKAMEGEVIVTTGGMLDGGPVIRYLQQERDNPKSSVLMTGFQVDGSNGRRLIDNGAIDIRQPGSAPEEVPASMRVACQVQQFDLSAHADHNELLKFIRACNPENVVLMHSDNRPALAKDLKDEFKVHMPMPGEEFEL; from the coding sequence ATGAAATTAAAGTTCCTAGGCGGCGCGGACGTCGTTGGCAGGCTCGGAATGCTGCTCAACAACAAGGGCGCCAATCTGTTGTTCGAATACGGCATGAAACCGATCAAGCCGCCAGAGTACCCGATCCCCGCCCCGCCGCTGGAGACCGCGTTCTTGACACATTGTCACATCGACCATTCTGGAATGATCCCCTGGCTGTGCGGCAAGTACGGTACCAAGGTGCACACCACCCCATCGACCGTCGCTGTGTGCGAGCTGCTCATGAACGACACCCTCAAGGTGGCGGACTCAGAAGGATACCCACGCCCGTTCAATGAGAGCGATATCAAGGCCGCCATGCGGTGCTTCCGTCCGATGAAGTACGGGGACGTGCTGGACGTGGCCGGCTTTGAGGTAGAATCGCATTCTGCTGGCCACGTTCCTGGCGCTGCGATGTACGAGCTGCGCGGGGACAACACCACCGTGTTCACCGGCGACCTTCACACATACAACACGAACCTCACCTGGGGCGCGCACCCGGTGAAGTGCGACAACCTTATCATCGAGGCGACCTACGCTGGTCGTCTCCATCCCGACCGGAAGAGAGAGGAGCAGAAGCTCATCGAGAGGGTCAAGGAGACCGTCGAGGGCGGTGGCAAGGCCATCATCCCCTGTTTCGCGGTCGGGCGTACCCAGGAGGTCATGCTTATCCTGAAGGACCTGAAGTACGACATGTGGGTCGACGGGATGGGAAAGACCGTCAACCGTCTGTACTTGGAACAGCCAGAGTACATCCGTTCGGAACGGGACATGCGTATGGCCAAGAGGCGCTTCAATGAGGTGCGCGGTGCCGCGGCCAGGGAGAAGGCCATGGAGGGTGAGGTCATAGTCACCACCGGAGGCATGCTGGATGGAGGCCCGGTGATCCGTTACCTGCAGCAGGAACGGGACAATCCCAAGAGCTCGGTCCTCATGACCGGATTCCAGGTCGACGGTTCCAACGGACGCCGTCTGATCGACAACGGTGCCATCGACATCAGGCAGCCAGGTTCCGCACCGGAAGAGGTGCCGGCATCGATGCGCGTCGCCTGCCAGGTGCAGCAGTTCGATCTTTCCGCACATGCGGACCACAACGAGCTGCTGAAGTTCATCCGTGCCTGCAACCCGGAGAACGTCGTTCTAATGCACTCTGACAACCGTCCGGCCCTCGCAAAGGACCTGAAGGACGAGTTCAAGGTGCATATGCCGATGCCAGGCGAGGAGTTCGAGCTATAG
- the nadC gene encoding carboxylating nicotinate-nucleotide diphosphorylase, giving the protein MVMRMEDLLAEDEGYGDITSELLIENEGGESEIVANEDCVVAGLAEATELFKSLDLDARAQVEDGCQVKKGTAVMTIHGPLKAILLGERLALNFIMRMSGIATVTSKTLWDCRRENKNVRIAATRKTTPGFRFYEKKAVVLGGGDPHRNRLDDMILIKDNHLVIVGSVTEAVRKAKTYSFSKKVEVEVVVLDQAKEAAVAGADIIMLDNMSPKDAEESYFAIKEIDPRITVEVSGGITPHNAAEYAKHADVLSLGWITHSAKAIQFSLSVTKVYRF; this is encoded by the coding sequence ATGGTCATGCGCATGGAGGACCTGCTCGCCGAGGATGAGGGTTACGGGGACATCACCTCGGAACTGCTCATCGAGAACGAGGGCGGAGAGTCGGAGATCGTCGCCAACGAAGATTGCGTGGTCGCCGGCCTGGCCGAGGCCACTGAGCTCTTCAAGAGCCTGGACCTCGATGCCCGCGCCCAGGTCGAAGATGGTTGCCAGGTCAAGAAGGGAACGGCGGTCATGACCATACACGGACCATTGAAGGCGATACTTCTGGGTGAGCGCCTGGCCCTGAATTTCATCATGCGGATGTCGGGCATAGCCACGGTCACTTCGAAGACACTATGGGATTGCCGGCGGGAGAACAAGAACGTTCGGATCGCAGCGACCCGGAAGACCACTCCCGGTTTCCGTTTCTATGAGAAGAAGGCGGTCGTTCTGGGAGGGGGAGACCCCCACCGCAACCGCCTGGACGATATGATACTTATCAAGGACAATCACCTGGTCATCGTCGGCTCCGTGACCGAGGCGGTAAGAAAGGCCAAGACCTATTCCTTCAGCAAGAAGGTGGAGGTCGAGGTCGTTGTACTGGACCAGGCCAAAGAGGCGGCCGTTGCGGGGGCGGATATCATAATGCTCGACAACATGTCCCCTAAGGATGCGGAGGAGAGCTATTTTGCGATCAAGGAGATCGATCCGCGCATAACGGTCGAGGTCTCGGGCGGGATAACCCCGCACAACGCGGCCGAGTATGCCAAGCATGCCGACGTATTGTCTCTCGGCTGGATCACCCACTCCGCCAAAGCGATACAGTTCTCGCTCAGCGTCACGAAGGTCTACCGTTTCTGA